One window from the genome of Crateriforma spongiae encodes:
- a CDS encoding low molecular weight protein-tyrosine-phosphatase: MTKRVLFVCMGNICRSPAGEAVMKRFAEEFGLDVEIDSAGTHDYHVGKPADPRMMAAAEARGYLLTSRARQVTTADLQPGRFDLVLAMDSDNHSILLAMADEEKSHIRMFGDYLDDNWPKDVPDPYYGGEEGFDEVLDMLEEGCPVILQTMMGESIFDAGFSDEV, from the coding sequence ATGACCAAACGTGTGCTGTTCGTCTGTATGGGGAACATCTGCCGTTCGCCGGCGGGCGAAGCGGTGATGAAACGTTTCGCCGAAGAATTCGGCCTGGATGTCGAAATCGACTCGGCCGGAACGCACGACTACCACGTGGGGAAACCGGCCGATCCACGGATGATGGCTGCGGCGGAGGCTCGTGGCTATTTGCTGACCAGCCGGGCCCGTCAGGTGACCACCGCCGATCTGCAGCCGGGACGATTCGATTTGGTGCTGGCGATGGACAGCGATAACCACTCGATCTTGCTGGCGATGGCGGACGAAGAAAAATCGCACATCCGTATGTTCGGCGACTATCTGGACGACAATTGGCCCAAGGATGTCCCGGATCCATACTACGGTGGCGAAGAAGGCTTCGACGAAGTCTTGGACATGCTGGAAGAAGGCTGTCCGGTCATCCTGCAAACGATGATGGGCGAAAGCATCTTTGACGCGGGTTTTAGCGACGAAGTCTGA
- a CDS encoding LamG domain-containing protein yields the protein MFRFPGTVLALALWSPIAFSQQPFFQDGQDPAPAGQAWQPVVELSDDFDGTELDATKWQSNPIGNGWRWDGRAPGLFRAENVSVADGMMQVTVGKLEKPIKRHGETYTHQGAIVRSLHQGQPGQYFECRMKANRTEMSSTFWLMTKGKHAKKLELDIQECVGRTSELTDSWAKNWDQIFHSNAIHRANQNNPDKVQVQASVPTDVKNSDRFFVYGAWWKTPQEIMFFLDGKHTYTIKTPVDYDIPAFIQLAIETYDWNPLPADGGLVESGSRADRTTMYDWVRTWRLEPSGDR from the coding sequence ATGTTTCGCTTCCCCGGCACCGTCCTTGCGTTGGCCCTTTGGTCGCCAATCGCTTTTTCACAACAGCCATTTTTTCAGGACGGGCAAGACCCCGCACCGGCGGGCCAAGCATGGCAACCGGTCGTCGAATTGTCCGACGACTTCGACGGCACGGAACTGGACGCCACGAAATGGCAATCCAACCCGATCGGCAACGGTTGGCGTTGGGACGGGCGTGCGCCGGGGCTGTTTCGCGCCGAAAACGTTTCGGTCGCCGATGGCATGATGCAAGTCACCGTCGGCAAGCTGGAAAAGCCGATCAAGCGTCACGGCGAAACGTACACGCATCAAGGCGCGATCGTTCGGTCGCTGCATCAGGGACAACCCGGCCAGTACTTTGAATGCCGCATGAAGGCCAACCGGACGGAAATGTCGTCGACGTTTTGGTTGATGACCAAAGGCAAGCACGCCAAGAAACTGGAACTGGACATCCAGGAATGCGTCGGACGCACCAGCGAATTGACCGATTCTTGGGCCAAGAACTGGGACCAGATCTTTCACAGCAATGCCATCCACCGGGCCAACCAGAACAACCCCGACAAGGTCCAGGTTCAAGCCAGCGTTCCGACCGACGTCAAAAACAGCGATCGCTTTTTCGTTTACGGCGCTTGGTGGAAAACGCCGCAAGAAATCATGTTCTTCTTGGACGGCAAACACACCTACACCATCAAGACGCCGGTGGACTATGACATCCCCGCGTTCATTCAGTTGGCCATTGAAACGTACGACTGGAATCCGTTGCCGGCCGATGGTGGTCTGGTCGAAAGCGGATCGCGGGCCGACCGCACCACGATGTACGACTGGGTTCGGACCTGGCGATTGGAACCATCGGGGGACCGATAA
- a CDS encoding VIT1/CCC1 transporter family protein: protein MNQPPAKPSLSPEHLAATHTSELIGKRLRAGHKPDYLPDFIYGAIDGTVTTFAVVSGVAGAELSSTIVIILGLANLIGDGFSMAASNYMGTRVEGQLRDRARIREGLEIDAYPDGEREEIRQIYAQKGFTGNDLDRAVDVITSDRQRWIDTMVAEEMGISLTYRSPWIAGLTTMVAFLIVGLIPLLPFVAVWLTPLELSAPYVVSSVMTGCAFFLVGAIKSRFVEQWWVWSGLETLVLGGSAAVLAYIVGWALRGIAV, encoded by the coding sequence ATGAACCAGCCGCCGGCCAAACCATCGTTGTCGCCCGAACACTTGGCCGCCACCCACACGTCCGAGCTGATCGGCAAACGTTTGCGTGCGGGACACAAGCCGGACTATCTGCCCGACTTTATCTATGGCGCGATCGACGGCACCGTGACCACGTTCGCCGTCGTGTCGGGCGTCGCCGGCGCGGAACTGTCGTCGACGATCGTGATCATCCTGGGCTTGGCCAACTTGATCGGTGACGGATTCAGCATGGCGGCCAGCAATTACATGGGCACGCGTGTCGAAGGCCAGTTGCGTGACCGCGCCCGCATTCGCGAAGGTTTGGAGATCGACGCGTATCCAGACGGTGAACGCGAAGAGATCCGTCAAATCTATGCACAAAAGGGATTCACCGGTAACGATTTGGACCGAGCGGTCGATGTGATCACATCCGACCGACAGCGGTGGATCGACACCATGGTCGCCGAAGAAATGGGCATCAGCCTGACGTACCGGTCCCCGTGGATCGCGGGACTGACCACGATGGTCGCATTCTTAATCGTCGGCTTGATCCCGCTGCTTCCATTTGTCGCCGTTTGGTTGACGCCGCTGGAGTTGTCGGCACCCTACGTCGTCAGTAGCGTGATGACAGGCTGTGCGTTTTTCTTAGTCGGCGCGATCAAATCACGCTTTGTCGAACAGTGGTGGGTCTGGTCCGGTTTGGAAACGTTGGTCCTGGGTGGTTCCGCAGCCGTCTTGGCTTACATCGTCGGATGGGCACTTCGCGGCATCGCCGTTTAA
- a CDS encoding NADPH:quinone reductase has product MKAACVRRTGAPDVIQIEDVPSPQAAPGQIVIDVEAASVNPIDTYVRSGVIAAELPDPYFPGCDAAGTVAALGDGVKDFNVGDRVWCTNQGLVGRQGTFAQQIAVDAQWCYPTPDSVTSDEIASVALVGITAHLGLFREAHLEPGETVLVIGGSGGVGSMVVQMAKIAGATVITTAGSDEKAQRAADYGADVVINYQKQSITEAVMQAAPAGVNVMWETRREPDFDAAVGMLAERGRMVLMAGRDARPEFPVGPFYVKECSLHGFVMFKGTPLELRKAADQINQWMDDGRLKANIGATFPLQQAADAHRLQEEATLHGKGNLTGKIVVKV; this is encoded by the coding sequence ATGAAAGCCGCTTGCGTCCGACGGACCGGTGCCCCTGATGTCATTCAGATCGAAGACGTCCCATCGCCACAGGCCGCCCCCGGCCAAATCGTGATCGATGTCGAAGCGGCCAGTGTGAATCCGATCGACACCTACGTGCGGTCCGGAGTGATCGCCGCCGAGCTGCCCGACCCTTACTTTCCCGGATGCGATGCCGCCGGGACGGTCGCCGCACTGGGCGACGGAGTCAAGGACTTCAACGTCGGCGACCGCGTCTGGTGCACCAACCAAGGTCTGGTCGGACGCCAGGGCACTTTCGCCCAGCAGATCGCCGTGGACGCACAGTGGTGCTACCCCACACCCGATTCGGTCACCAGTGACGAAATCGCATCGGTCGCCCTGGTCGGCATCACCGCCCACTTGGGATTGTTTCGCGAAGCCCACTTGGAACCCGGAGAAACCGTGTTGGTCATCGGCGGCAGCGGTGGTGTCGGTTCGATGGTCGTGCAAATGGCCAAGATCGCCGGGGCCACGGTGATCACCACCGCGGGATCGGACGAAAAAGCACAGCGTGCGGCCGACTACGGTGCCGACGTGGTGATCAACTATCAGAAACAATCGATCACCGAAGCGGTGATGCAGGCCGCCCCCGCCGGTGTGAACGTGATGTGGGAAACCCGCCGCGAGCCCGACTTTGATGCCGCCGTCGGCATGCTGGCTGAACGAGGCCGGATGGTCTTGATGGCCGGCCGTGACGCGCGACCGGAGTTTCCCGTCGGTCCGTTTTACGTCAAGGAATGCAGCCTGCACGGATTTGTGATGTTCAAAGGCACGCCGCTGGAGCTGCGCAAAGCGGCCGACCAGATCAATCAATGGATGGACGACGGTCGTCTGAAAGCCAACATCGGTGCCACGTTCCCGCTGCAGCAGGCCGCTGACGCCCATCGATTGCAAGAAGAAGCCACGCTTCACGGAAAAGGCAATCTGACCGGAAAGATCGTCGTGAAGGTCTAG